In Sebastes fasciatus isolate fSebFas1 chromosome 8, fSebFas1.pri, whole genome shotgun sequence, the DNA window TTCCTCAACTGTTTAGGAGACACTCTGTGTTGTAACATGATTCAAAACTCACTTTTCGAGTGCCGATGTAATGGAGTGTTAGAGCATAAAATATTGATGCTATTCATTAATACTTTAGAGTGTTGTTATTGTATGTGTCCGGTGGGAACAGGTGTCCTGGGTGTTTAAATAGTGTTAAAGTGCTTACCCAAAGGAATACGTTACAAGATCTAGGCATATATTAAAGACAAGTGATGGAGAGTAGCTATGTCCATTTACTtgagtactgtacttgagtataattctgaaatacttgtactttacttgaatatttctattttcttctacttcatacttctactACAGTTTACAGACAAATACATGTATTTGACAGCTGGAGTTAATTTTCAGattattaattcaaaatataacCAACAAATAAGTTATGATGCATAATCATAGGTGAAGATAAGATCAAACTTCATActaaatatgtacagtatactgcatatatagtatataaattgTTTAAAATTAACCTTCTCCAGCTGCAACATTCAAGTAATAAACACATTAGTgcaacaataattataatcaaatcatataaaatacattattctgaaatgagccATAATGCATGAATactttttgtatattttgataatacttttgtactctTAGTTGAGTAAAATTTAGATTGTAATACTTTGACTTACTGTGGTATtgatacttttactcaagtaaaagatctggatacttcttccaccactttaACAAATGTATATACAAACTTACTAACACAGATATAGCTGAAATCATAAAAGACAGGTATTATGGTCTGGTTTGCTATTAGACTAGTGCATTAAAGTCTGAGTATTTTACAACAAGTAGTGTGGTAGCTGGATTCACAGTCACTGTCTGGATATAATCCAAGTGTTTCTGCAGAGCCAGATGTTTTATGGCCACACAGCTGTTAAATCTGGTCTGAAAACAAGCTTCATTTGGTTAGTAACCTGACCATATAAGCTGTGTTTTGGGCAAAAGTCCAGCTCGCACGTAATTTAACAAGAGCATCAATTGTTGTTGTAATGAAAAGCTGACAAAAGGTGATAAACATGTTCAGGTTACAGCTAGCTAGACTACCACATCACCTACCTGCACAGGTAACAAAAAACTATGACGTCATCTGACCCCTCCTGACTGTATACCTGGGACTCAGGAAACTAATACTTTCTGGTACACAGTATAATAAATTAACATAATTTATAGTAAAGTGTTGGAAAGAAGTGggacttttttttgttacaaAGAACAATGTAGGAAACAAAAGCCAGGTGAAGGTGGACAAAGTTCCGCTCGGGCTGTTTCCATTGTCGGACTTGAAGTTCATTTCAACTAGTCCAACTGTTACAGCCAAGCAGAGAGACACTTAAAATAATCCTAAAGtatgttttatgttaataaGAACATGCTATAATAGGTTACTGAGTTGTGGAAGTCATTAAGAGATGAATGTATAAAGATAATAGACACTTACTGAGCGGTTGGACCGTCGCTTCTTAGATCCTCGCAGGAACATGATGTCGGTTTGATATTAAAACACACAGATGAGTTATCAAATGAAGAAACGGAGGAGAAAACACCGAGGTCTAAATAGTTACAGTCTGTGTTGAACAAACTACATGATGTCCCCCTCCAGCTCCAGACTGTCCCGGACTCCTCCTTCCTTCCGCCTCTTAGTCAACTACTACTCAGGACAACCGACAAGCTGGATTACCTGAAAACATGCGACTTCCGGCTGAgctttcaaagtaaaacacTTGTTAACACCTGTTTGATATTATTTCCTGagcagacacaaagtaagagcTAAATTAAGggatacattttttattaaataaacataAGGTTTTTTCTCCTGGTCAAGATATCCACCGACAAACTCTTTAAATTTAAACTGATAACGTCCCATTATGATAAGATTTACAGGATTTACCTTCCCATTGGATCCTCAAATTTGCTTATTAgggaatagatagatagatagatagatagatgttaactttattgatcctgagggaaattcaagtttccagcatcacagttccatagtgcaaaaacatgttagtaaaaaggcactaaaaaagttagtagtgcaaagtacaaaaaaatataccagatataaaaatacaaggagatgaagaagaaaactgttaaaactgaatacagtgcagggtaacagctgtgatacacgactattaaaaaagtgaatatagtgcagaagagactgttagaagtgggtatagtgcattattatccgtcctgcagactgtcctcctttgtctcccctcccctccctagagaggtgttgtacagtttgatgtcaTTAGTACACCCTTAAGAAACtttcaaaaaaagtttttagaaatAGCTCTATGCATCGCCAGGAAGTGTATAACAATTACATGGAAGTCTGATTCCCATCTCCTCATATCTAGATGGCTTCTGGAAATGAACAGCTGCATTCCACTTGAAAATATCACATATACCCTGAGAAATGAATACAACACCTTTCTGAAGATTTGGCAACTCTATTTATCCCATATGGACTCCTTACCAACACCTATATCGGATTTGATATAACAAAATTGTCAGACTCGATACATCATTAGTCATCTGAATAAGTCAGAACACTGCATCTCGTTAtttatgatttctttatttgtgtatttaattagttttttctaTATCCTTTTTAATTCAATTGATCGTTAACTAGCCTACTCCTTTTGAGTATGGttctttttcagtttgtatgtgGGTGGGATAGGGAGGGAATTTGGAGCcatgtttgtgtgagtttgtgttttgtatatttggttaactaaaaaaattgaaaataaatattctaaaaaaacaaactgataacGTCCCCGCTTTTATCTTGAAGGTGTGGGCGCCATCCTGATAGTACCCAGGTAAACATGTAACTTTACCCCTCATGTCCATAACCCTGAACAGAGGCTGCCATCTGTCCCACAGTTTGGCCTTTACTTCACCTAGGCTGCAAGAAAGTACataaaagtacaagtacacatAAACTCTTCTCCCTCGACTTGAATCCCTCCTATGCTTTCTGATTCATACCATGTTTAGTCTTTATTTATCCATCTGCAGATGGCTGGTTCAAATTGTTACATCAGGAAAACATTCAGAGCACAGGAGGAGTCGGTTTAATAAATATCCCTAAATAAATATTTAGATGAGGAAATATGAAGACAGATGTGTATGAGggaaacattattattattatacttgggcttcTGCAACATGGGGAATTAGTTTGATAACAAGTCAGTATGTACCCAAACAAAGGATTAGCATTCCAGTGTAGGTCTTTAAAATGACATGGGGCTAGTGTACTGTACTGGTGATTGCAAATGAAAGGCAGCAGAACCACAGAGGAAAGCAAAGTAGGAAAGGATTTTCCTAAACGCAAAGTAATCTCAAAACGAAAAGGGGGGACAGCATGCATATCCATCTGCAATAGAAACATTTCAGATGAGATTAGAGATCACAGATGCATCCTGCCCCACTAGGTCAGTAACAATCCAGAGTGATAAATATAGTTCCTGATAATATCTGAACAAAAACATCCTGATGAGAGACTGTTTTTGCAATGTTATTATCGAACTAAGTCTTAGCTGATGGGACAGAGGGACCTTTAATTTAGCAATTCATTTCAGATGAGTAGCAATCTGCTTCCATCTAGTGGTAATCTGATAGAAGACAAGTTACAGCCCAAACATATCCAGCAACATGTGCAATCAATTAAGCTCTTTTTGAATAAAGATGTTATCAACTATCACAGTTAAGAAGCAAGATTAGTGTAAGTTacaaaaacagattttcttTGTTGTATCAATGGCTTTTATTTCCCAAAGCAACGCTGCTCTGAATTTGGACATTACAAACGGCAGACTCTTGTAAATaatgttagaaaaaaataatacgGCAATGTTTCTACTTGGACAAATAACCAACAAAAGGTAGAGGAAACAGTTACAGGATGTATTAAAATTGTGATATTCACATCGTAAAATTCCAACTTagcaatttttctttttctatctgCCTCatcaaaaaaaatatgaaccaaaaaaaaactggaCTGTACTATTGGACTGTATAAAATGTCTACAGAAAAATATTCTGtatcttaaaaatgtattacaaatgtaagaaaaataaaaacaacctgAGCAAGAATCAAAGTATAAACTGGAGGATGACACTGTAACTCAAATATGGAACATGTTGGTTAATTAGATGTCTAACACCTCTAATGATGCAGGCTAAACTCTAATTAGTAGAAAAACAGCCAAAAGATTGCTGATCAATGACAGTAGGGCACTTCAGACGTTTATGCTTCAAGAATATAAGATGAATAAGGTGTAGGATCTGGTTAATCTGAATGAGACTTTAAGGCACAGTAACACGTGGGCACCACTCTAAAGAGCAACGATTAAATAACAGAGAAGGAAATATTTGGCCACCTCTCTGTAAATACAGGAAACACACTCAAGAAGTGCATAAATATGATGTTAAACAATTTCCTAAAACACCCATTCATGTGTCAGTTACTTCTAAAGTCCAAATGACACAGTTACTACTTACTACAGCAGTCCATTAAACAGTAGACGGGTATTAGACAAGCTGCTTGATGACAACCATTGCCTATTATTTACAGTTttcccttatttaaatcagtgGTACATTGAGGTTGAAGTAAGTTTGTGAGGGGAATTCCTCATGTAGTAGACAATTCTGTCTTGACGTGCAGGCACAGATGTACATTACCACTCACTACGTCATCCTCCTCTCAGGCACGGCCCTAAAATATATCTCTGGTCTGTTCACACACCGTACAGTGGCATTGATTAAACTGTGACCTGTTCATTGTACTGTCCATCGTCCTCTCTGATCCACTCTCCCGTTAACTTCTGCACAAATTCCTCCTTGTTCTTCTGCTGCGTTCTTGGCAGAAGTACACGTGTCTTGGAGTGTTTAAACTCTGTCGTCTgtataacaaacaaaaaaatgtcagacatgGGAGATAAAACATATATGTAAGGCAGATTATCGTCACATAGAACGTGTTTTTTGAGTGTATCGTTAAAGTAAATATCTGTTGCTCTCACTGGTGGAAGTTGCCGTGTGCTGCCTGGTGCTCTTGACTTGCAAGAAGATGGTGTAGGTGTCATAGGCAAACACCAGGCCGGCGATCAAACCAAATACCTACGAAACAACAACTCAGGATCAGAATCACAGTGATAATCAAATTCACCTGTCGCATGAAACACCTCAATGTtggttaatgaaaaaaaacaaaaaaaacctacaAAATACTGTTTCATAGCTAAATACTTCTCAGAATTGTTGCGCTGCTCACAACAGAAGATATTTTTTAGCCCCAGACTGTTGTCATGTTGACTTGAGGGTGCACAAACAACATAACTGATCTCAGATGAGACTGATTATAAGATAATTTCACAACCGGAGAAATGGAAATATGCAGGAAGTCAATGTGGGTCAAATTTGCATCGGTTGTTAAGGTTCAGATGGTGCACCATTCAGTCATAACCACATGTGGTGGTGAGCAGGCGTAAAAAATAGTACAGGTTGGGTTTGTACAACCCACAAGGACGGTTGTGGTGGGGGGGGACAGATgtgacatttatatttaaactaCAGAAATCTGACTGATGTCAGACGTACTGTAGAGTGAGCACACCACACATATCTAGAGAAGTGAAACAGGTGTCAGATAGCATTGCATGGATAAACAATAGGACCCGTTGACTTTAAATGTcgtctctaaaaaaaaaacctttacagatttttttcttatgTCGCATTCACACCAACAGCGAAGCAAATTTTTCGCCTTGCTTTACTCGTGAGGTATCATTTGTGTTCCTTCGCGCTAGACGCACCGGAGAGGAGAAGGGGCTTGTCTCCATAGACACCAACACATTTTTTCCCCACTATTTCCgccaagtgctccacagacagactcaggaaatcctttgtcccccgagccatcaaactgtacaacacctctctagggaggggggGAACAAAGGAAGACGGTCTGCAGGACGGATAAcatactggagttaccctgcactatactcacctttaacagtctcttctgcactatatttacttttttaatagtcgtgtatcacagctgttaccctgcactgtattcagttttaacagttttcttcttcctttgtatttttatatctggtataatttttgtactttgcactactaacttttttactaacatgtttttgcagtatggaactgtgatgctggaaactttaatttccctcgggattaataaagttactatctatccatctatctatctatctatctatctatctatctatctatctatctatctatctatctatctatctatctatcaaccatggaagaaataaccactgttgccgCTTTGTatatgttgtggaagtcccagatatatcggaaaaccaaacgccgttgTGTCTCTGTTCATgacatcacccggcggcgagctgtattcacatacagtgccattgcactgactgtatctaggaAGCTACATGTCACTACTGcggtatcaacccaaaacaGATGGTGTTGTGATTTAATCGcaataaacaaatcaatcaaAAGTGTgccaaaataactacataataatgctgattcgtaaaaagtctgaattcacgttttgtcaggtctgtccgcaagacgacaagcaaacaacttttaaaatgcttgttttctgaatggagtgtggatcgatcagtgccaggcaatgctaacattgtagctgctcaacatcaacactcaacataacatcatctaggcataaatacggcagcgacgttgttgtttataccatggacagtctgtggtttatacacatacatctATACACAGAGTTTTGTCCGGTCTCTgtataaatatgatgtactatcgtagctctgggtgaccacagacagctacaatatttttttcctccacgaATGACGCAATGTGAAATTTGCATCTATTCGCccctttgcattgactttgtatgtaatcgcgCCACGCAAAAAGTTTGCTTCGCACTTGGTGTGAATGTACCTTTAGGATAGCTAAAAGTGATGCATGTAATTTTGCAACTGTGGGCCTTACAGGgttaacattatattataatgAATTAAAGTAAACTAATAAACTGATAAAAATAAACTACAACCTGATTCTTAAAAAGAAATAGAGAAACATTATATTAAAAGTTCTCTACAAATCTAATTGTAAAAGCAAACAGTGATGTGATAAACTTGAATTTGAACTTGACATTCAATTAATTGTAATGCCACTACAGGTTTCACTCTTCCGATGCTTTGTTACTGTATTTACTTCAGTGTTCTAGTAAGACATCAGTTGTATCACTACCATCTTCACTTTGACCTGcttgtgtatgtttgtttgtgcattTCTGATGTTTCTCATGTCACGCCAGCCCCTGTTCATTTCCCACGAAGCTCGTTTAATGACTCTTATtgcattaataatataattggTGGCTGTGTGCTGGTTTCCTGTGTACTCTAAATGGATGTCACTCTTTTCTCGTCTCAGACTCGTCTCCAAGGGTGCTCCAACTACAAGTGCATCCTGTTTCTGGATACAACGACTAAATCGAACCTCGAGGTGAAGACACGTCTCTTTACTGCTTGAACCAAAGGAATGGTGGATTCAGTGACGACTTGACAGCTTTCTCTGAAATTATGACTATGGTCTTGTGGTTTTCACTAGACTTAAACAGGAAGGAAGCGTGATAAATGATTTCAGATGGCCGTATTACTCAACGCTGTCGGAGTGCCTTCCCTGTCAGATGATTATAAAACCCTGCTTGGTTTCAGTTTTCACATCTATTATCAGTTACCATACCTACAATAAAACAGATTCATTGATAACAGTTCATGGTTGTcaaaacaagcagtaaaaaCATGCATATGAACAGTTTCAGTATTCAGTTCACGGCGGTTTAACTGACCCCGCCTGCGATGCGAGCGCCGTCTCCGTGCCCTGAAATCACGCAGATCAGAGAAGtgatgaggtaaaggactgCGCCGATACCAGCACGGAAAAGATCCTGCACAAAAGAGAGAAGCAGAAGATGAAGCGTTGTGCAACTATGCACACACTGCACATTGCTGTAAGATCACGTGGTAAGACGTAGAGGACTCACGCTCCAGACCCAGTTGACCATTTGGAACTGCTTGTCCCACTCCATCATGAAGATGGCAAAGAAGACCATGGCGAAGATCATCTCGCAGATTCCTAAGGCGCTGTAGCCGCCTCCATATACAGCTGAACCGTAGCAGATGACGACAATCAAACTGAGGACCTGAGAGTGATGAAAGTGAAAAGAGGGGGAGCAATGAGATTAATGATTTTGAGAATGGTGAACATTTCCCAGGAAAATAACAGATGCTGCCCAAAATTCTCCTGTTAGACTTTGCAGAGGACTTGATATAACAGCTGCAATTCACCTGAGAGAGGACAGATCATCTCAAATGCTCAGTAACCGAAAAAGATCTGTGTCCACTCAATAGCCAAGGCAAGTCAGACAGTAAATCACTCAAACAAAGGCATCATTGTTTCATCATTGCAGTCAGTTCACAATTCAACATCCACATAATAAGAAGCatttttgcaacaaaaaaaactaaaaatatattttctgcaCGGTGAGACATAATGCACTGTCAGTCTGTCTATCACATGCTGCTTTCTTCTTTAAGATTTACAACACGTTTGTTCCATCAAGATCCTATTTTTccatttgaggaaaaaaaaaaaaagtcagcggGCATT includes these proteins:
- the plp2b gene encoding proteolipid protein 2b; the protein is MADTSASGSGASVLERLKSYVKTQKGFILMAEIVLSLIVVICYGSAVYGGGYSALGICEMIFAMVFFAIFMMEWDKQFQMVNWVWSDLFRAGIGAVLYLITSLICVISGHGDGARIAGGVFGLIAGLVFAYDTYTIFLQVKSTRQHTATSTNDRV